AACGTTTTCAGGCATTCGCCCGCAGTGCAGAGCAGTTTCCTTCCATTTGTATGAAAATCCAGGTCTGTATTTTAATAGGAACGGGCGGAACACATGATGCGCTCTCCACATATGATCCTCGCGATAATGGGTTTCGTTCCAAAAGTCATATAGCCTGAAGGAGTGCAAATCGAATTCCTTGTTATGCATCAGCTTATTGAGTTCCTCACAAAATCCGTCTTCAAAAAATTCATCTGCATCCAGGCTCAGAATCCAATCTGGATTTGTGGCAATGGTTTCTTCCCATTGCTGTTTACGTAATTCGATTTCATTATGAAACTTGGATGCTTCATTTGTGACGATGACATAGGGGACGTCGCTTAAACTCTCCTTGCATATCTCAAGGGTCCGATCCGTACTTCCATCGTTGATAATAACGGCATGATCAATACATGAAGCATGATGCTCCAATACTTCCTTTAAAAACCTATTTTCTTCATTCCGGACAATCATAGATAAAGTCAGTTTGGGCTTATACTCTGATTTAATCCTGATCCTGGTTTTCTTGTGAGCCTTTAAAAAGAAATCATCTGCTCCCTCTAAATCCGTGTCACGGTAAATATGATAAGGAGGATAATGCGTATCTGCATAAAGCTTAAAGCCAATTGCTGCAGCCCTGATACAAAAATGCCGATCTTCTCCCCAAAATGAAAGGTTATAAATTTGACCGAAGCCGACACCCTTTTGAAGAGCTTTTCTGGAAAGCAGGGTACAGGCACCAAGTCCTCCTACTTCATAAACACCCGGCACTTTCATTTGGCTGATAAATTCATGAAAACGGGTAGTAGCTTCCTCATCCGAAAGCTGATCCCCTCTTCCTTTCTGATATTGCGTATATTCATCAGATAGCCATACTTGCGGCTGCTCCATCGAATCCGGCTGCCATCTAGTCCAGAATACTTCAGAAAGGATGTCTTTCTCCTGTTTAACCAAATGGGATATGGTCTCTGGATATAGCAGCAGGTCAGAGTCTACTAAAAACAAATAATCAAATCCCTGCTGATCGGCATACTGGATCATGCTATCTTTAAAAGAGGCTACCTTCCAAACAAGATGTTCATTCCAATAATGAGTGGAGTGGTCCTTTACATAAACATCTGAATAGGATGAGCGCTCAATTTTCACTCGTTTAGCCTTTTGCTGAAACTCGTAAAGAAGGCGGGTGGATTCAGGATCCTTATTGTCATCAATAAAGTAAAAACTGAGTTCCGTATCATCCTGATTTAAATGACCTAATGAGTAAAGGAATTCACTCAGAATTTCCGGTTTCTGATGAATTGGACTGCCAATCAGCACTTTATTCTTGCTCATTATGACTCTCCTTTTTGTTCTGAAGAGCGAAAACCTGCTCAAGGTAACGTTTATTATGCAAATATTGCGGATTTTCCGGGCGGATAGACCCTGCTTGTTCATTATGGTATTGGGACAATTTATAATCACCAAGCCTGTCATAGCAAACACAGAGCTGAATATGCGGAATCCAGTCGGCGTAGGCTTGATTCTGCATCCCCCATGAAGAAGCTAATACTCCTATCGCTGCTGCTTGCTTATACCAATAAATCGCTGAGTGGTAATCCATCTTTTCAAAAAACGTATAGGCCAGCCTGCAGCAGAATTCCGGTCTGGGAGATTCATATTTAAAGGAGCGAAGCACACTGTATATCATTTTCTCCTGATTGGATAATTCATGGTAGCAATCAGCTAATTTGCCGCATGCTGCTAAATTGTCTTCAATCCATCCTTTACCGTCAGAAAGAAATTTCTCATAATACTCCACTGCTCTTTTATACTGCTGATGGTCTTTTAATTCATTAGCAAAATAATATAAATCTCTCGGAGAAAACTTTTCTCCTTGTTTTAATCGATTTTCATAGATTCTCAGGTTCCGGTCGGAATCATGATGAATGCTGGCATGAGTTACAGCCGCGTCACTCGTAATAATGTGCCCGCCCACCTCCAAATATTCATGCACAGGACCAATCCATTTGAACCCCTTGCTTCTTTTTACTAAACGATTTCTTCTCAGCCTCATGACAGGTTTCCCATTTTCATCCATGGTCAAATTATAAAACATGGAGACGGAATCAACAGACGGGTCAAGATTCTTTTTTAATTGGCCTAATTTCTTTCGATCTTCCTCTAAAAAAATATCATCAGCATCAAGCCAAAGGATGTATTCCTTTGTTGCTTTTTTAAATGAAAAATTTCGGGCTTTAGCGAAGTCATCTATCCATTTAAAGTCATAGATCTTTTTTGTAAACGATGAAACGATTTTTTTCGTTTGATCTGTTGAACCTGTATCGACAATGATGATTTCATCAACCAGATCTTTAACTGATTCCAGGCATCTGCCTATAACATCTTCTTCATTTTTTACAATCATACATAAACTGATCGTTACCATTGAATTTTAGCGCCTCCGTTATAGTCCGCCCTGTGAACGGTATGCTTTTAAAAGAAAATCTTTAATTCTTTGGCTTGAAAATCCATCTCCATATGGATTGATTGCCTGTGCCATTTTTTGATAAGCCCCTTCGTCGTCCAGGACCAATCGGATTTCCTTTACAATCCGGGCTGAATTTAAGCCTGTAAGCTTAATAGTCCCCGCTCTTTCTCCTTCAAGTCGTTCTGTATTCTCCCGTGCAACAAATACGGGCTTGCCGAGAGCTGGAGCTTCTTCCTGTATACCGCCGGAATCCGTTAAAATAAGGTAAGAGGCTTTCATCAGATGGGCAAAGCTCAGGTAGTCAAGCGGTTCAGTAATATGGATCTGGTCATTGAAGTGGAGAGATTGTTCGACTGCTTTGCGGACGAGCGGGTTTTTATGAACGGGGAAAATCACATGGAGATCGGGATACAGTTGAACAATTTGATTAATGGCCTCATAGACCCCTTGGAGTTTTTGCAAATTTTCTCTCCGATGTGTCGTCATCAGCAAAATTCTGCCGCTCCGTTCTACAATATCTACAAGCGGAGGCGAAAATTGAAAAGGTTTATTCGTTGCTTCAAGCAATGCATCAATCACGGTGTTTCCTGTGACGAGTATATCTTTTTCGCAGATTCCCTCATTCATCAAATTCTGTTTATTGCTTTCTGTGACAGCAAAATGGTAAGTCGCTAACTGGTCAATTAGCTTTCGGTTCATTTCTTCCGGAAAAGGGGAATACCGGTTTCCTGTCCTTAGACCGGCTTCCACATGTCCTACCGGAATTTGCTTCATAAAAGCAGCATAGCTGCTGATGAACGCTGTTGTTGTATCGCCATGGACAAGTACGATTTCCGGCTTTTCAAGATCAAGAACCTTGGACAGCCTGGTAAGGATGGCTGTACTGATCATTTCCGGTGTTTGAATTTGTTTCATAATATTAAAATCATAATCCGGGCTTATTTGAAAAATAGCCATCACTTGATCCAGCATGTCACGGTGCTGAGCGGTATTTACACAAACATGGTTAACTTGGGGATCATTCTTCAGACAATTTACCAAAGGAGCCATCTTGATACCTTCGGGTCTTGTTCCAAAAACCGTCATTACCTTCATAAGCCGCTCCTTCTTCATTTAGTTGAAAGCAGGCCGTAACTCGCTAAAGACTCTAAATATCTTATGAAAAACTGCCAGAGGTCGACTCTTGTGAATGCCTATTGAACTCAAAATCAAGGGATGAAATACAAAAAATACACCCGCAGCTTTAAGTGCGTGTGCCCCATAAAATATAAAAAAGCTGCCGGATTAATACCGGCAGCCACTAAAGTTCAGGCGAATACTTCTTCTTTTCTTGGTGCTTCCTTTTTACTGGCAATATCCCTGGCAATCCATACGCCGCAAGCTCCTGCCTGTGCAAGTCCTCTTGTAATCCCTGCTCCGTCGCCGCCTACATAAAGACCGCTGATTTCGGTTTCAAAGCGGTCATTCAGCTTAGGCCGGGCAGAGTAGAATTTTGCTTCAATTCCATAAAAGAGAGTATGTTCAGAAGCAAGACCAGGCGTCACTTTATCCAGAGCTTCAGTCATTTCAATCAGACTTTTCATCGTATTGTATGGAAGCGCGAGGCCAAGATCACCCGGTACTGCCTCTTTTAAAGTCGGTTCTATAAATCCTTCTTTAATCCGGTTTGCCGTTGATCGGCGGCCTTTTAAGATATCTCCATATTTTTGTACAATCAACCCGCCGCTTGAAAGACTGTTCGCAAGCCTGGAAACCTCATGTGCATATTCATTCGGCTGATCAAACGGCTCTGAAAACTTATGGGATACAAGCAGTGCAAAGTTCGTGTTGCTGCTTCCAAGCTTTGGATCCTTGTATGCATGTCCGTTAGCAAGCATCGTTCCCGAATGATTTTCAACAACCACGTGTCCGGACGGATTGCTGCAAAAAGTCCGTACTCTCGTGCCAACCGAAGTATTGAAGATAAATTTCCCTTCATACAAATGCTCATTAATTTCCTGCATGACCACATTGGATGTTTCAACCCGTACACCAATGTCCACCTGATTGCTGATCATGGATAACCGGCGTTTTTTCAGCATGCCTCCAAGCCATGTTGATCCATCCCGGCCTGGAGTCACAATCACTTTGTCTGCCAAAATTTCTTCTCCGTTTTTCAGCAAGATCCCCTTCACATGATGGCCGCCATTGTTCTTGACTGTAATCAAATCCTCTACCTCTGTCTTGAACTGCATCTTAATTTTCACGGAAAGAAATTCATAAATGCTTTTCAATATTTCCAGGTTTTGTTCAGTTCCAAGATGACGGACCTGGGCTCTAAGAAGTTTCAATCCTGCTGCATACCCTCTTCGCTCGATATCTTTCACTTTATCTGTCAGCGGATCGGTTATCGTATCAGCCGCCCCGTGGTTTAAGTTAATTTGGTCTACGTATTTAATCAGGTCGATTACTGTACTTTCGGAAAGGTAATCCGTCATCCAGCCCCCGAATTCACTTGTAATGTTAAATTTTCCGTCAGAATAGGCTCCCGCTCCGCCAAAACCATTTGTTATTGAACAAGCAGGGAGGCATCCCGAGAAGTCCTTTTTCCCAGCAGGAGGCGGACATTTTTCGATTTTTTTTTGAAGAATCGGACAATTCCTCCGATAAATATCGTGTCCTTTATCAATCAGCAGGATCTTTGCGTCCGGCATTAAATTGGAAAGTTCATATGAAGCAAAGATACCCGCTGGTCCTGCTCCTACAATAATCACATCATATATACGGCTCAAGGAAAATCCCTCCGTTATCGTTTTTCAAACATCCTTGGTAAATATACCAAAGTAAACCGCTTCCGTCAACAAATAAAGCGAACTATTCTACAAGAATAAATAATTAATGTTCGTGTTTTGATATGTAACGGAGCAAATCATTTAAAGGACAGTATTTACAAAATCTGATCAGTGTGATGGAAGCACAATACCTGGTGGCGGGCAGATCAATAAAGTCGGACGGACAGATTATGCGGTTAATCGGATAAAAACTGGCGGCGATCGGACAGATTATTCCGCACGGACAGTTTCTCAGGGACAACGGACAGTTTCGACGCGTCATTGGACAGATTATGACTTTCATGGACAGAATCTGGCGGCGATCGGACAGATTATTCCGTGCGGACAGATTCTCAGGGACAACGGACAGTTTCGACGCGTCATTGGACAGATTATGACTTTCATGGACAGAATCTGGCGGCGATCGGACAGATTATTCCGTGCGGACAGATTCTCAGGGACAACGGACAGTTTCGACGCGTCATCGGACAGATTATGACTTTCATCGGACAGAATCTGGCTGTGATTGGACAGATTATTCCGCACGGACAAATTCTCAGAGACAACGGACAGTTTCGCATCGTCATTGGACAGATTATGCCGTTTTACAGACTAAAAACGGCAGCGATCGGGCAGATCGGGTGGATCATCGGACAGAAATACGTGAAAAATGGCAGGCAGACAAAAGCTGAAGGTAACCATTATGGTGAGCATCTGCATTCCTAAAACAGCCCATAAAAAAAGAGCCGTTAGGCCCTTCTAGCAAATTAATAGCCGATGTAGGCAGCTCCTACGATAATCAGCAAAATGAACAATACAACGATGAGAACGAAGCTGCTTCCATAACCGCCATGACCATATCCATATCCTGGGTAACCGTACATAAAGCAATCCCTCCAATTGTTTTAGTCAATGATAGCCTATGCAGGACCCAGGCTGTTTGGTTTAGGCATTTGCCTATTTTTTTGTTTTGTTCCCGGATGCAGTATTTTATTCGGATTCTGTTTCCAAGCCGGGATTGGATTCAAGGTCTGCACTGTTTTTGTCAGTAAGTGTTACTTCCTTCAATAATTCAGACCATAACTGGTCGTTTGCGTTCCATTTATCCGCCTCAGGAAGCTCAACGGCACAGATTTTCTCAAGTCCCCAGAAGCTGTCTGTCATCTCTTTTACATCCGTATGGTTGATCATCAAAACACGAAAGTCATTCGCTACAATCTCGGATAATATATTCTGAAGCTCCCATGCATCCTCATACGATCCTTCTGTTCTCACAAAAAGGATTCTGTCTGCCGAAGCAAATTTTTCAAGGGTCCGCTGAATTCTGCGGTCGTATTTGTCCATAACATCTTTATAGGAACCTAGGTGGGTCAATGTATTCCCATCTTCGGTCATAAAGTCATGGTTGGAAACCAAATTATATCCGTCGTCTGCTACACAGATAATGTCATCCGCTGCATACCCGATAATTCTTAGATTGGCCTCATCAAAAAAACCGATAAACTTATTTTTCAGCAAACGGTTTACATCCCTTAAAAATGGGGATGCCATCCAATCCAATACACCTGAAAAATTTCTCAGACTGCTTTTTTTAAGCTGAATGGAACCCAGACACAGATCACCTAAACTGATGACTGCATCATAGGATCCTTTTATTTTGCTTAAACTTTCTTCTAAGCTCATGTTACCTCTTTCCTCCTTTAGCCTTTGAGAATGTATAGTGTTTCATTGAGTATCTTATTCAGCTGGACTGTGATTAGAGAGGGTATTTGTCCTAAAGTGAGCTGTAGTATAAATAGGTTTCTTTCAGCCCATGTTCCAGCCCATATGCCGGGATCCATTTCAATAGGTTCCGGGCCTTTTCATTTGCTAGACAGCTGTGCTTGATATCTCCTTTGCGTACGGCTGAATATTGTGTAACAAATCCGTCACTTTGGCTCGCTTTTAAATATTGGATTAATTCATTAATGCTGTATGTTTCGCCTGTGCTGATCTGGATTGTTTCATTGTTTCCATATTTCATGGCTGCAATATTTGCCGCGGCCACATCTTTAACAAAAATAAAATCCCTGGTCTGCTCGCCATCTCCATGTACAGATATTGATCCCGAGGAGAGGATGTTCTTCATGAATACAGCGACTACCCCGCCGTCTCCTTTCGGTAGCTGTCTTGGTCCGTATACATTTGCGTATCGAAGTATGGTATAAGGGATGCCGTAAAGTTTTTGATAAAGCCGAATATAGGATTCTGCGGTAAGCTTTGAAAGTCCGTAATTCGATTCAGGATTCACGGGATCTTTTTCACAGATCTCTTTTTTATCGAGAAGTCCGTATACGGCCGCAGTAGAAGCAAAAATGATTTTGCAACAGCTGGTTTCTCTACATGCGTCCAGCATGTTGATGGTCCCGTTTACGTTAATCCAGGCATCATAGAGCGGAGTTTCAATTGAAATTCCGACATCTGCTTGAGCAGCCAAATGGAACAGGAAGGATGGATCAATGGAAACAACCATTTCCCTCGCCTCTCTGCTGCAAATATCAAGTGCATGATAGACGACATGATCTTTTTTTAAGGCTTCAGGTACTTCTGCTTCTGTCCAATCCAAAACATGGACTTCAAATCCCAGATCTGCTAATGCTTCTGTAAGATGGGAGCCAATAAAGCCGGCTCCCCCTGTAACAACAGCCTTCATGAGCGGTTCTCCTTTTTTTGAATTCTAATATACCTGGTTATTTAACGAGATTATCTGCAATGACGCTGTATGTTTTTGGATTAGGAATTTGGTATCCTTCAGGAAGCGAAGAAGCTATTTTGTTCCATATGCCCATATTAACAGGGAGCTCAGAAGGGAAAACCGCGTTTTCAAATACAGATTGTAAACTTTCTGCTATACCCATCGGCGATGATTCCATTGTTTCTGCAGCTACAGCCGGTCTTATATTTGCAGACCATTTGCTTCGGATTGATCTTAAAATTAATTCGCTGATATAGTCTTTTAAGGCTGCTGAAAATCCCCTTAATTCAGGATTTGCCTTCATGAGTCCCATATTTAATTTTGATGCTTCCTGAAGCTCGGCTGGTATCAACTTATCAGGATTTGCTTCAGAAACCGGATCTATGGTTCTCGATCTATTTCTTTCAAGCCTTGCTTTAAGCAAAGCCGATAAATTCTCTAGGTCACCGGAAACAACTTGCAGTTCACCAGATGTTTTAACAGCCGTCAATGAATTCATAAGCACTGTCATTCTTTGCTGTCTTTTCAATAAACCAATTCCTTCATTCCCCATGTTTACACCTCATTTATCCGTTTTTTGTCAGGCTTTCATAAATATCCGTCAATTTTCTGACCCCTGTACTGAGATCCCAGTGGATTCTTGCCCACTCTTTCGCAGCTGTCCCCAATCTTGTTCGGAGCTCATCATCCGTTACCATATCGAGTAAAACATCTGTCAGTTTATCTGAGTCACCTGCTGGAAACAGCAATCCTGTCACTCCATCCTCGACCATTTCAGGCAAGCCGCCAGCATTGCTTGCTGCAATTGCGTTCCCTGCCAGCTGTGCTTCAATCAGTGAGAGCGGCTGGTTTTCAATCAAGCTTGGCAGAACAAAGATATCTGTTTGCTTAAGCAGTGCAGGCAAATCATCCCGCACTCCAAGAAACTTTACATGGTCTCCGAGACTAAGCACCTTTGACTGAATGACCAATTCCCCTTTTTTATCCCCATCGCCTGCAATCCAGCAAATCCAGTCCTTATTTCTCTCCATGAGCTTTGCAAGAGCTTCCAGCAGGTAATGAACACCTTTTAATTCAACAAGCCTTCCTGAAAACATGATGACCTTTTTTCCTTCTGGTTTCGTCACATCGGTTTTCTGATTCAGCCCTGAATCAAATGCCGGAATATTAAAGCCATAGTGCATGACCTTCAGCTGCTCTTCGGGGATCGCAAACTCATTTTGCAGGATGTTTTTAAGCCAGTTGTTCGCTACAATCGTCAAGTCGGCTGTATACCCGCCCATGCTTTCCAATTCATCATAATAAGCTTTAGCCAGGTAAGAATTCGAGGATTTGTGAATGGTTTTCAGCTGATGGCGGATCTCGTGTGCGACAGATCCATGAAGTGTGGCTACAAGCGGGGTTGCTTGAGGTTTTACGCGGCTAATGCACGAGGTTGCTATGACATCCTGGGTATGAATGATGTCATATTCTTCAAGCCCTAAATAGACAGCTGCCAGTTCATAGCAGTACCTCTGGAATTCTGTGTATTCTACTAATTTATTCGCAAAAATTTCCGGATACTTTTCCGGAGTAACGTTTACATTTAGGACTGGCATCAAGTCGTTTTTCTCCACTCTTCGGTCTTTGTTCACGAGGTGAATGAACGTATTATCTGCACCGTAGCCCAGAATGTCTACTTCGTGTCCAAGCGCTTCCAAATAGCCTTTCGTTTGGACCATGTAATTCCAAACTCCGCCTAAATGGGGGATGGCCCAATAAGTGGCCAGTAATATTTTCATGAGGTTCAGCTCCTATACCAAATTTAATAACCGTCTAGTCCTGCTGCTTACATGATATGGAAGGCAATCTGCAAATGACACCATTTTTCAGCCCTTTGAATACAATATGGGTTGCTTGCTTATGGACACCTGCGGATAGTGATTGGAACGTTTAACCTTGGAAGAGATACTAAGAAATTTAATGAAAGAAAAAGACATCTGACCTTTAAGCCAAATGCCTGGACACTAGGACTGGGAGTAGAATTGGAGAGTATCTGCAAGCGTATCCTCGAACATATATTGAGGACGCCAACCCAATTCCTTTAAACGAGACGGGCTGCCGAGTTCAGCAGGATCTGAGGGAACATCTTTTTTTGTTTTAATTTTGAATGGGAAGGAGGAAATTTTCCGATACGTTTCAGCTACTTCTTTAATCGTTCGGGTTCGGCCCGAACATACATCGTACGTTTCTCCTGACTCACCCTTTTCAAATAATACTTCATATCCTCCAATAGCATCTCTCACATCTAGAAAATCCCTTTCCGCAAGAGGGGTATCGATGTTAAGCACATGATCTGCTCCATTATGCTGCATGTGAACAATCTTTTGAGCAAAAGCCGAGCAAACTCCTGATGAATTTCCAGGTCCAATTAAATTCGAAGGCTTCGCAATCACAACATCCATTTGGTATAACGTCCCCCATGCTATCGTGCAGAGGGTTTGG
The Metabacillus sp. FJAT-52054 genome window above contains:
- a CDS encoding glycosyltransferase family 2 protein, whose protein sequence is MSKNKVLIGSPIHQKPEILSEFLYSLGHLNQDDTELSFYFIDDNKDPESTRLLYEFQQKAKRVKIERSSYSDVYVKDHSTHYWNEHLVWKVASFKDSMIQYADQQGFDYLFLVDSDLLLYPETISHLVKQEKDILSEVFWTRWQPDSMEQPQVWLSDEYTQYQKGRGDQLSDEEATTRFHEFISQMKVPGVYEVGGLGACTLLSRKALQKGVGFGQIYNLSFWGEDRHFCIRAAAIGFKLYADTHYPPYHIYRDTDLEGADDFFLKAHKKTRIRIKSEYKPKLTLSMIVRNEENRFLKEVLEHHASCIDHAVIINDGSTDRTLEICKESLSDVPYVIVTNEASKFHNEIELRKQQWEETIATNPDWILSLDADEFFEDGFCEELNKLMHNKEFDLHSFRLYDFWNETHYREDHMWRAHHVFRPFLLKYRPGFSYKWKETALHCGRMPENVFQLPNAISPIRVKHFGWSREKDRLEKFKRYLELDSNFHYGVKEQYESILDPHPNLIEWKD
- a CDS encoding glycosyltransferase gives rise to the protein MVTISLCMIVKNEEDVIGRCLESVKDLVDEIIIVDTGSTDQTKKIVSSFTKKIYDFKWIDDFAKARNFSFKKATKEYILWLDADDIFLEEDRKKLGQLKKNLDPSVDSVSMFYNLTMDENGKPVMRLRRNRLVKRSKGFKWIGPVHEYLEVGGHIITSDAAVTHASIHHDSDRNLRIYENRLKQGEKFSPRDLYYFANELKDHQQYKRAVEYYEKFLSDGKGWIEDNLAACGKLADCYHELSNQEKMIYSVLRSFKYESPRPEFCCRLAYTFFEKMDYHSAIYWYKQAAAIGVLASSWGMQNQAYADWIPHIQLCVCYDRLGDYKLSQYHNEQAGSIRPENPQYLHNKRYLEQVFALQNKKESHNEQE
- the wecB gene encoding UDP-N-acetylglucosamine 2-epimerase (non-hydrolyzing): MKVMTVFGTRPEGIKMAPLVNCLKNDPQVNHVCVNTAQHRDMLDQVMAIFQISPDYDFNIMKQIQTPEMISTAILTRLSKVLDLEKPEIVLVHGDTTTAFISSYAAFMKQIPVGHVEAGLRTGNRYSPFPEEMNRKLIDQLATYHFAVTESNKQNLMNEGICEKDILVTGNTVIDALLEATNKPFQFSPPLVDIVERSGRILLMTTHRRENLQKLQGVYEAINQIVQLYPDLHVIFPVHKNPLVRKAVEQSLHFNDQIHITEPLDYLSFAHLMKASYLILTDSGGIQEEAPALGKPVFVARENTERLEGERAGTIKLTGLNSARIVKEIRLVLDDEGAYQKMAQAINPYGDGFSSQRIKDFLLKAYRSQGGL
- a CDS encoding NAD(P)/FAD-dependent oxidoreductase; this translates as MSRIYDVIIVGAGPAGIFASYELSNLMPDAKILLIDKGHDIYRRNCPILQKKIEKCPPPAGKKDFSGCLPACSITNGFGGAGAYSDGKFNITSEFGGWMTDYLSESTVIDLIKYVDQINLNHGAADTITDPLTDKVKDIERRGYAAGLKLLRAQVRHLGTEQNLEILKSIYEFLSVKIKMQFKTEVEDLITVKNNGGHHVKGILLKNGEEILADKVIVTPGRDGSTWLGGMLKKRRLSMISNQVDIGVRVETSNVVMQEINEHLYEGKFIFNTSVGTRVRTFCSNPSGHVVVENHSGTMLANGHAYKDPKLGSSNTNFALLVSHKFSEPFDQPNEYAHEVSRLANSLSSGGLIVQKYGDILKGRRSTANRIKEGFIEPTLKEAVPGDLGLALPYNTMKSLIEMTEALDKVTPGLASEHTLFYGIEAKFYSARPKLNDRFETEISGLYVGGDGAGITRGLAQAGACGVWIARDIASKKEAPRKEEVFA
- a CDS encoding YjcZ family sporulation protein, whose protein sequence is MYGYPGYGYGHGGYGSSFVLIVVLFILLIIVGAAYIGY
- a CDS encoding DUF1796 family putative cysteine peptidase; its protein translation is MSLEESLSKIKGSYDAVISLGDLCLGSIQLKKSSLRNFSGVLDWMASPFLRDVNRLLKNKFIGFFDEANLRIIGYAADDIICVADDGYNLVSNHDFMTEDGNTLTHLGSYKDVMDKYDRRIQRTLEKFASADRILFVRTEGSYEDAWELQNILSEIVANDFRVLMINHTDVKEMTDSFWGLEKICAVELPEADKWNANDQLWSELLKEVTLTDKNSADLESNPGLETESE
- a CDS encoding NAD-dependent epimerase/dehydratase family protein, coding for MKAVVTGGAGFIGSHLTEALADLGFEVHVLDWTEAEVPEALKKDHVVYHALDICSREAREMVVSIDPSFLFHLAAQADVGISIETPLYDAWINVNGTINMLDACRETSCCKIIFASTAAVYGLLDKKEICEKDPVNPESNYGLSKLTAESYIRLYQKLYGIPYTILRYANVYGPRQLPKGDGGVVAVFMKNILSSGSISVHGDGEQTRDFIFVKDVAAANIAAMKYGNNETIQISTGETYSINELIQYLKASQSDGFVTQYSAVRKGDIKHSCLANEKARNLLKWIPAYGLEHGLKETYLYYSSL
- a CDS encoding glycosyltransferase family 4 protein translates to MKILLATYWAIPHLGGVWNYMVQTKGYLEALGHEVDILGYGADNTFIHLVNKDRRVEKNDLMPVLNVNVTPEKYPEIFANKLVEYTEFQRYCYELAAVYLGLEEYDIIHTQDVIATSCISRVKPQATPLVATLHGSVAHEIRHQLKTIHKSSNSYLAKAYYDELESMGGYTADLTIVANNWLKNILQNEFAIPEEQLKVMHYGFNIPAFDSGLNQKTDVTKPEGKKVIMFSGRLVELKGVHYLLEALAKLMERNKDWICWIAGDGDKKGELVIQSKVLSLGDHVKFLGVRDDLPALLKQTDIFVLPSLIENQPLSLIEAQLAGNAIAASNAGGLPEMVEDGVTGLLFPAGDSDKLTDVLLDMVTDDELRTRLGTAAKEWARIHWDLSTGVRKLTDIYESLTKNG
- a CDS encoding NAD-dependent epimerase/dehydratase family protein, with product MSKTILITGANGFTGMHACQYFSEKGYNVIGTARRPAEIGKKVNLILCDLVEEASVQSLIKQTQPDYLLHLAGVSHVGKSWEDPVGTLKTNVLSTLHLLDAIHKEKVDCKSVITGSALQTDPGSLKSVPHPYSFSKTIQTLCTIAWGTLYQMDVVIAKPSNLIGPGNSSGVCSAFAQKIVHMQHNGADHVLNIDTPLAERDFLDVRDAIGGYEVLFEKGESGETYDVCSGRTRTIKEVAETYRKISSFPFKIKTKKDVPSDPAELGSPSRLKELGWRPQYMFEDTLADTLQFYSQS